ATACGGAATGGTTTTTATCGAGTTCCGGCTTATACTGAATTTCAGTACAAGATGGACACTTTATCCAAAGTCCACTGGGGATATCTTTCTTTTCTAAATCTGATATATTTTTTTCTTTACGACGAAACCAAGCCATGAGTCTTTACTCTTTTAACCATTATGACTGCATCTTCACCATCGGAATAATATTCCTTACGAATATCAATTTCTTCGAAACCGAAATTAAGATACAAATTTATAGCGGGGAAATTAGTCCGTTTTACCTCTAAAAACACATCTGCATATTGTAGGTGTTTATCCAATATTCTTTCGAGAAATTCATTCCCATACCCCTTATGCTGATGAGGAACATCTATCGCTATATTTAAAATATGTGCTTCATCTTCTACCAAATGGGCAAAAAAATACCCTATAAATTCCCCATCAACTTCAGAAACTAAGTTTAAAGAATTTTCTTTACGAATCAACTCTTGTTGAATGGCTTCCTTAGACCATGCATCGTTGAATATTCGTTTTTCCATTTCATAAATGATACCAAGGTCTGCTAATGATGCGTTACGGATTCTCACTTTTTAGCTCCTAATTCAAAAGGTGAAATGTAATTCGGAACTAAATCATAGGGATTTTCATTAACCCATTTATTAAAATTGTCTTCAGCTAATAATCCTGTCGTTTCAGCGCTGGGCCGGATTGATAAATAATTTTCATCAATCATAAGTTTTTCACATCCATAATGAATGATTAATCCGGAATGATCTATAGTCCCCCACCTCTCCACTCCCTCTTTATTCGCTGGATTAGAACCCGAAAATTGTTGGACATAAATAATATCCCTATGGGAATACATCAATACGGAATATTTCGTATTGTTGATGCCACTATTGACGGCTAGAATATTAAGAGTTGGAACTGGAATAATGGGCAACTGTTTGGCAAAGGCCAATCCTTTGGCAAAACCTAATCCGACCCGCAAACCGGTAAATGATCCGGGGCCAATCGAAACGGCTACCCCATCCAATTGAATCTCATTTAAATTTAATTTATCACGAAGGGACTCATAAAATAGTGGCAATTTTTCTGCATGCTTACGTGGGATTTGTTCTTCGATTTTATAAGTACATTTCCCATTCTGAATGAGAGCAATACCACACCAATCAGTAGATGTTTCAATTGCTAAAATATTCATAGATCAATCCCTGAGATTTTGATTGATCTGGCGTTTGGATCTCCTGAAATACGATTAAAATGAATAAAAATCCAATCATCCGACCAGTACGGTTCAATGCGTTCTGCCCATTCAATTAGGGTGATACCATCCTCAGGATTAAGAAAATGTTCGCCGCCTATGTTTAAAAATTCAACCGGCTTTTCTAAACGATAACAATCAATAT
Above is a window of Candidatus Neomarinimicrobiota bacterium DNA encoding:
- the tsaB gene encoding tRNA (adenosine(37)-N6)-threonylcarbamoyltransferase complex dimerization subunit type 1 TsaB, translating into MNILAIETSTDWCGIALIQNGKCTYKIEEQIPRKHAEKLPLFYESLRDKLNLNEIQLDGVAVSIGPGSFTGLRVGLGFAKGLAFAKQLPIIPVPTLNILAVNSGINNTKYSVLMYSHRDIIYVQQFSGSNPANKEGVERWGTIDHSGLIIHYGCEKLMIDENYLSIRPSAETTGLLAEDNFNKWVNENPYDLVPNYISPFELGAKK
- the rimI gene encoding ribosomal protein S18-alanine N-acetyltransferase; its protein translation is MRIRNASLADLGIIYEMEKRIFNDAWSKEAIQQELIRKENSLNLVSEVDGEFIGYFFAHLVEDEAHILNIAIDVPHQHKGYGNEFLERILDKHLQYADVFLEVKRTNFPAINLYLNFGFEEIDIRKEYYSDGEDAVIMVKRVKTHGLVSS